The Bacillota bacterium genomic sequence GCGACTGTGTTTTCAAATTGCGTGAAAAGATCGCTGGGCTTTATAACGAAGTTTTTGGCGGCGAACGGTATCATAACATCAAAGAAAATGAAGGCAGTGATAAAAAATGACCGTCAGAGACGTTGCAAACGCGCTCGACTGTGAAGTAGTTACAGGCGGCACGGGGCTTGAACGAGAGGTCGAAAGCGGATATGTCTGCGACCTTTTAAGCTATGTTATCTCACGCGCCGGAAAAGGTGCAGCATGGATCACTATGATGTCTAACATCAATGTTGTCGCAGTTGGACTGCTTGCGGACGTATCCTGTATCATAATTACAGACGGCAATGAGCTTGACACATCATCCAAGGCAAAAGCGGATTCCGAGGACGTGCCTGTCCTTTTATCAAAGAAAACCACTTTTGAAACGGCGGCAGGTCTTGCGAAGATCCTCGGAGTGTAAAATATACTAATTCAAAAGGTGAGGGCAGATGGATATTTACTACGATTTTCACATACATTCGGCGCTCTCTCCCTGCGGAAGTTTAGACATGACCCCGAACAACATTATAAATATGGCATCGCTCAAAGGGCTTGACGTAATTGCGCTGACCGATCACAATGCCTGCGGCAACTGTGCCGCGGTAATGGAACTTGGAAGACGTGCCGGGCTTATCGTTCTTCCCGGAATGGAGCTCTGCACGGCGGAAGAGGCACATGTGCTCTGCCTTTTTCCCAAACTTGATAATGCTCTTGAATTCGATAAATACGTAAAAGAGCATATCATAAAGGTAAAAAACAAGCCCGATGTGTTCGGACAGCAGTGCTTCATGGATGAAAACGACGAAATAACAGGCTATGAGGAATATCTTCTGCTTACAGCGACGTCCATCAGCATTGACAATGCCGCAAAGCTTGC encodes the following:
- a CDS encoding PHP domain-containing protein; the protein is MDIYYDFHIHSALSPCGSLDMTPNNIINMASLKGLDVIALTDHNACGNCAAVMELGRRAGLIVLPGMELCTAEEAHVLCLFPKLDNALEFDKYVKEHIIKVKNKPDVFGQQCFMDENDEITGYEEYLLLTATSISIDNAAKLAGEYGGVAIPSHIDRPAYSVISSLGFIAPEMGFHTLELSCGTSKEDTVNKYPYLNKGYRFIRDSDAHSLEFISERENCIETNGKEPEQIISALSIL
- a CDS encoding DRTGG domain-containing protein, translating into MTVRDVANALDCEVVTGGTGLEREVESGYVCDLLSYVISRAGKGAAWITMMSNINVVAVGLLADVSCIIITDGNELDTSSKAKADSEDVPVLLSKKTTFETAAGLAKILGV